The Actinopolymorpha sp. NPDC004070 genome includes the window AGCGAGCTCACCGCCGCCGTCGAGCACGCCGGCGGCACCATCACCGCCCTCGACGTCACCGCCTCCGGGCACGAGCGGCTGCGGATCGACGTCACCTGTGCGGCCACCGACACCGCGCACGCCGACCGCCTGGTCGAGGTGCTGCGCCAGGTCGCCGGCGTCGCGATCCACAAGGTGTCCGACCGCACCTTCCTGATGCACCTCGGCGGCAAGATCGAGATGCAGGCAAAGCACCCGATCCGCAACCGCGACGACCTGTCGATGATCTACACCCCCGGCGTGGCCCGGGTGTCGATGGCGATCGCCGCCAACCCCGACGACGCCCGCCGGCTGACGATCAAGCGCAACTCCGTCGCCGTGGTGAGCGACGGGTCCGCGGTGCTCGGCCTGGGCAACATCGGCCCGCACGCCGCGCTGCCGGTGATGGAGGGCAAGGCGGCGCTGTTCAAGCGGTTCGCCGGAATCGACGCGTGGCCGCTGTGCCTGGACACCCAGGACGTCGACACGATCGTCGAGGTCGTCCGCAGCATCGCCCCCGGGTTCGCCGGGATCAACCTGGAGGACATCTCCGCCCCGCGCTGCTTCGAGGTCGAACGCCGGCTGCGCGACCTGCTCGACATCCCGGTCTTCCACGACGACCAGCACGGCACCGCGATCGTCGTCCTGGCAGCGCTGACCAACGCCCTGCGGATCGTCGGCAAGGACATGGCCCACGTGCGGATCGTGATGTCGGGCGCGGGTGCGGCCGGGAGCGCCATCCTGCGGTTGCTGCTGGCCGCCGGCGCCAAGGACGTCCTGGTGGCCGACATCGACGGGGTGATCCACGCCGGCCGGGAGGGACTGTCGCCGGAGCTGCGCTGGATCGCGGAGAACACCAACCACGCCCGTTTCGTGGGCGACCTGCACGGGGCGGTCGTCGGGGCCGACGTGTTCGTCGGCGTCTCCGCACCCAACGTCCTGGCCGGAGCCGACGTGGCGACCATGAACAAGGGCGCGATCGTGTTCGCGCTGGCCAACCCCGACCCCGAGGTCGACCCGGCGGAGGCGCGCGAGCACGCCAGCGTCGTGGCCACCGGCCGCAGCGACTACCCCAACCAGATCAACAACGTGCTGGCGTTCCCCGGCGTCTTCCGCGGTCTGCTGGACGCCCAGAGCCACCATGTCGACGAGAGCATGCTGCTGGCCGCCGCGCAGGCGATCGCGAACGTCGTGACCGAGGAGCAGCTCAACGCCAACTACGTGATCCCGAGCGTCTTCCATC containing:
- a CDS encoding NAD-dependent malic enzyme — its product is MTSVPSASYSITVRLEVPAGGRAVSELTAAVEHAGGTITALDVTASGHERLRIDVTCAATDTAHADRLVEVLRQVAGVAIHKVSDRTFLMHLGGKIEMQAKHPIRNRDDLSMIYTPGVARVSMAIAANPDDARRLTIKRNSVAVVSDGSAVLGLGNIGPHAALPVMEGKAALFKRFAGIDAWPLCLDTQDVDTIVEVVRSIAPGFAGINLEDISAPRCFEVERRLRDLLDIPVFHDDQHGTAIVVLAALTNALRIVGKDMAHVRIVMSGAGAAGSAILRLLLAAGAKDVLVADIDGVIHAGREGLSPELRWIAENTNHARFVGDLHGAVVGADVFVGVSAPNVLAGADVATMNKGAIVFALANPDPEVDPAEAREHASVVATGRSDYPNQINNVLAFPGVFRGLLDAQSHHVDESMLLAAAQAIANVVTEEQLNANYVIPSVFHPDVHGAVAAAVRDAVAASGR